A genomic region of Mycobacterium senriense contains the following coding sequences:
- a CDS encoding lysylphosphatidylglycerol synthase transmembrane domain-containing protein: MRVDGRDIVVSGNLLQPLTRRTNDILRLMLALLFLAVVITGSVITRPQWIALEKSVSQIVGVLSPTQSDVVYLIYGLAIVALPFMILIGLIVAGQWKLLGAYATAGLSAIVLLSISGTGLAAPRWHFDALDRLTTLPAQLLDDPRWIGMLAAVLTVSGPWLPARWRRWWWALLMAFVPIHLVVSAIVPARSLVGLAVGWVVGALVVLVVGTPALEVPLDAAVRALEKGGFAVSRLTVVRPAGRGPLILSADGEHLGDTAVIELYGPHQRSGGALRQLWGKLRLRDAETAPLVTSMRRAVEHRALMAIAIGNAGLANTATVAVAPLDRGWMLYSHRPPLGTPIDECAKTTPVGRLWESLRVLNDRQIAHGDLTSHHITVEDDTVMFGGFGSAEYGATDAQLKSDIAQLLVTASALYDPKSAVRAAIEIFGKDTILSASRRLTKVAVPRSIRRSVPDAGAAISGARAEVKRQTGADQIKPQTITRFTRSQIVQLVLFGALVYVAYPFISTAPTFFSQLRTANWWWALLGLLVSALTYVGAAAALWACADGMVNFWTLSIAQVANTFAATTTPAGVGGLALSTRFLQKSGLSAMRATAAVALQQSVQVIAHLALLVLFSAAAGASMNLRHFVPRATLLYLIAGIALGIVGTFLFVPTLRKWLATEVRPKLNEVVTDLVKLAREPRRLALILLGCAGTTLGAALALWASIEAFGGGTTFVAVTVVTMVGGTLASAAPTPGGVGAVEAALIGGLAAFGVPAAVGVPSVLLYRVLTCWLPVFVGWPVMRWLTTHDMV, encoded by the coding sequence ATGCGAGTTGACGGGCGCGACATCGTCGTCTCCGGCAACTTGCTGCAGCCGCTGACCCGGCGGACCAACGACATCCTGCGGCTGATGCTGGCCTTGCTGTTCCTGGCGGTGGTGATCACGGGTTCGGTGATCACCCGCCCGCAATGGATCGCGCTGGAGAAATCCGTTTCGCAGATCGTCGGCGTCTTGTCGCCGACGCAGTCCGATGTGGTGTACCTGATCTACGGATTGGCCATCGTGGCATTGCCGTTCATGATTCTCATCGGCCTGATCGTGGCCGGGCAGTGGAAACTGCTGGGCGCCTATGCCACCGCGGGGTTGAGCGCGATCGTCTTGTTGTCGATCAGCGGCACCGGGCTCGCCGCGCCGCGATGGCACTTCGACGCCCTCGACCGGCTGACCACCCTGCCGGCGCAGTTGCTCGATGACCCCCGGTGGATCGGGATGCTGGCGGCGGTGCTGACGGTGTCGGGGCCCTGGCTGCCGGCGCGCTGGCGGCGCTGGTGGTGGGCGCTGCTGATGGCCTTCGTCCCCATCCATCTGGTGGTCAGCGCCATCGTCCCGGCGCGCTCGTTGGTCGGTCTGGCGGTCGGGTGGGTCGTCGGCGCGCTGGTGGTGCTCGTGGTCGGCACTCCCGCACTCGAGGTGCCGCTGGATGCCGCGGTGCGTGCGCTGGAAAAGGGCGGCTTCGCCGTCTCGCGGCTCACCGTGGTCCGGCCCGCCGGCCGCGGCCCGCTGATCCTGTCGGCCGACGGCGAGCATCTCGGGGATACGGCGGTGATCGAGCTGTACGGCCCGCATCAGCGCAGCGGCGGCGCGCTGCGCCAGCTGTGGGGAAAGCTGCGGCTGCGCGACGCCGAGACCGCACCCCTGGTGACCTCCATGCGGCGGGCCGTGGAGCATCGCGCGTTGATGGCCATCGCCATCGGTAATGCGGGCCTGGCCAACACGGCGACGGTCGCCGTCGCCCCGCTGGACCGCGGGTGGATGCTGTACTCGCACCGGCCCCCTCTCGGAACGCCCATCGACGAATGCGCGAAGACGACTCCCGTTGGCCGGCTGTGGGAATCGTTGCGAGTCCTCAACGACCGCCAGATCGCTCACGGTGACCTGACCAGCCACCACATCACGGTGGAGGATGACACCGTGATGTTCGGCGGGTTCGGCAGCGCCGAATACGGGGCGACCGACGCCCAGCTCAAATCCGACATCGCCCAGCTGCTGGTGACCGCCTCCGCCCTCTACGACCCGAAGTCGGCGGTGCGCGCGGCGATCGAGATCTTCGGCAAGGACACCATTCTGAGCGCGTCCCGCCGGCTCACGAAAGTCGCTGTGCCGCGATCTATTCGGCGGTCGGTACCCGACGCCGGTGCCGCCATCTCCGGCGCGCGGGCCGAAGTCAAGCGCCAGACCGGTGCCGATCAGATCAAGCCGCAGACCATCACCAGGTTCACCCGCAGCCAGATCGTCCAGCTGGTGCTCTTCGGTGCGCTGGTCTACGTGGCGTACCCCTTCATCAGCACGGCGCCGACGTTCTTCTCCCAGCTGAGGACCGCGAACTGGTGGTGGGCGCTGCTGGGCCTGCTGGTATCGGCGCTGACCTATGTCGGTGCGGCCGCCGCGCTGTGGGCGTGTGCCGACGGCATGGTGAACTTCTGGACGCTGTCAATCGCCCAGGTGGCCAACACTTTTGCCGCGACCACCACCCCGGCGGGCGTCGGCGGGCTGGCGCTGAGTACCCGGTTCTTGCAGAAGAGCGGCCTGTCGGCGATGCGGGCGACGGCGGCGGTGGCGCTGCAGCAGTCGGTACAGGTGATCGCGCATCTGGCGCTGCTGGTCTTGTTCAGCGCCGCGGCCGGCGCCTCGATGAACCTGCGGCATTTCGTCCCGAGGGCGACGCTGCTGTACCTGATCGCGGGGATCGCGCTGGGCATCGTCGGCACGTTCCTGTTCGTGCCCACGCTGCGCAAGTGGCTGGCCACCGAGGTGCGCCCCAAGCTGAACGAGGTGGTGACCGATCTGGTCAAGCTGGCCCGCGAACCGCGACGCCTGGCCCTGATCCTGCTGGGTTGTGCGGGCACCACCCTCGGCGCGGCGCTGGCGTTGTGGGCCAGCATCGAAGCCTTCGGTGGCGGAACGACTTTCGTCGCCGTCACGGTGGTCACCATGGTCGGCGGAACGCTGGCGTCCGCCGCGCCCACACCCGGCGGTGTCGGGGCGGTCGAGGCGGCGCTGATCGGTGGGCTGGCCGCGTTCGGCGTGCCGGCGGCCGTCGGCGTGCCGTCGGTGCTGCTGTACCGGGTGCTGACCTGCTGGCTACCGGTGTTCGTCGGGTGGCCGGTGATGCGGTGGCTGACCACCCACGACATGGTCTGA
- a CDS encoding GH92 family glycosyl hydrolase produces MRSRRALIAVIAVSAVLMVFIAAAPPRGYDGPPVFVANPVDHVATLIGTGTGGETVGEINNFPGATVPFGMVQYSPDTVGDYAGYNYDNPRASGFSMTHASVGCAAFGDISMLPVTGEIGLQPWNATERIAHDDTEQGMPGYYTVRFPGTGVKAELTATAHTGVGRFSYPRNGRPALFQVRSGSSLAGNSRATIQIGEDNTTITGWATSGGFCDKPNAYTVYFAMKFSQPFTSYGSWDGSAVYAGARSANAPYSGGYVEFPSGSTLQVQTAISYVGIEGARANLAAEGAADFDDVRGAASREWSAALSRVSVAGRNVDDLTTFYTSLYRSLLHPNMFNDADGRYVGFDGSIHTVAAGHTQYANFSDWDTYRCLAALQALLFPERASDMAQSLVNDAEQSGALPRWAFANAATGEMSGDSVVPLIVNLNTFGANDFDTKTALRYMVDGATKGGAGRDGYVERRGIATYQRLGYAPFTLEFGRNGWIADASITLEWSLDDFAISRFADSLGDAPTAAEFANRAQYWQNLFNPTTRYILPRSWSGYFRRGPGFVVVPENFGQVGYDEGNAEQYVWSVPHNVAGLVTALGGRAAVADRLDRFTEKLNVGPNQPYLWAGNEPSFGVPWLYNYIGQPWKTQHTVDRVRGLFAPTADGEPGNDDLGALASWYVWAALGLYPATPGTPILTVGAPLFDRIEIALPANKSIRIAAPGASGPHHLKYISGLKVDGQATDRTSLPESIIRTGGTLAFSLGAYPDKHWGTAEADAPPSFGAGSSAVAVNVDQPVVTIAPARTGSVTVDAQRMTDGADGYTVTGTSSDVGIGVKPTSGRFAADGSASVSVPITVAQSVPEDYYLVSLTIAVGQSVRTSTVLVVAQTESEN; encoded by the coding sequence ATGCGGTCGCGACGGGCCCTCATTGCGGTCATCGCGGTGTCGGCCGTCTTGATGGTCTTCATCGCGGCGGCCCCGCCGAGGGGATACGACGGCCCGCCCGTGTTCGTGGCCAATCCCGTCGACCATGTCGCGACGCTCATCGGCACCGGGACGGGCGGCGAGACGGTGGGGGAGATCAACAATTTCCCGGGCGCCACCGTGCCGTTCGGGATGGTGCAGTACTCGCCGGACACCGTCGGCGACTACGCCGGGTACAACTACGACAACCCGCGCGCAAGCGGGTTCAGCATGACCCACGCCTCGGTGGGATGCGCTGCCTTCGGTGACATCTCGATGCTGCCGGTGACCGGCGAAATCGGCTTGCAACCCTGGAACGCCACCGAGAGGATCGCCCACGATGACACCGAGCAGGGCATGCCCGGCTACTACACGGTGCGCTTCCCCGGCACCGGGGTGAAGGCGGAACTCACCGCCACCGCGCACACGGGCGTCGGGCGCTTCAGCTACCCGCGCAACGGACGGCCCGCGCTGTTTCAGGTGCGCTCCGGGTCGTCGCTGGCGGGCAACTCCCGCGCGACCATCCAGATCGGGGAGGACAACACCACCATCACCGGGTGGGCCACCAGCGGCGGATTCTGTGACAAGCCGAACGCCTACACCGTGTACTTCGCGATGAAGTTCAGCCAGCCCTTCACCTCGTACGGATCCTGGGACGGCAGTGCGGTTTACGCCGGCGCCCGCAGCGCGAACGCGCCGTACAGCGGCGGGTATGTGGAGTTCCCATCCGGCTCGACGCTGCAGGTGCAGACCGCCATCTCCTACGTCGGCATCGAAGGCGCGCGGGCGAACCTGGCGGCCGAGGGCGCGGCCGACTTCGACGACGTTCGCGGGGCCGCGTCGAGGGAATGGAGCGCCGCGCTGTCGCGCGTCTCGGTCGCCGGCCGCAACGTCGACGATCTGACCACCTTCTACACCTCCCTGTATCGATCGCTGTTGCACCCCAACATGTTCAACGACGCCGACGGGCGCTATGTCGGGTTCGACGGCTCCATCCACACGGTGGCCGCCGGCCACACGCAATACGCCAACTTCTCCGACTGGGACACCTACCGATGCCTGGCCGCACTGCAGGCGTTGCTGTTTCCGGAGCGGGCCAGCGACATGGCCCAATCGCTGGTGAACGACGCCGAGCAGAGCGGCGCGCTGCCCCGCTGGGCGTTCGCCAACGCCGCGACCGGCGAGATGAGCGGGGACAGCGTAGTGCCGCTGATCGTGAACCTGAACACTTTCGGCGCCAACGACTTCGACACCAAAACGGCGTTGCGCTACATGGTGGACGGGGCGACCAAAGGCGGTGCGGGCCGGGACGGTTACGTGGAGCGCCGCGGCATCGCCACCTACCAGCGGCTCGGTTATGCGCCATTCACGCTGGAGTTCGGCCGCAACGGCTGGATCGCCGACGCGTCGATCACCCTCGAATGGTCGCTGGACGACTTCGCCATTTCCCGCTTCGCCGACTCGCTGGGCGATGCCCCGACCGCCGCGGAATTCGCGAACCGGGCGCAGTACTGGCAGAACCTGTTCAACCCGACCACCCGATACATCCTGCCGCGCAGCTGGAGCGGCTACTTCCGGCGCGGTCCCGGGTTTGTGGTGGTCCCGGAAAACTTCGGCCAGGTGGGCTACGACGAGGGCAACGCCGAACAGTACGTCTGGTCCGTGCCGCACAACGTCGCGGGGCTGGTGACCGCCTTGGGCGGACGCGCGGCCGTGGCCGACCGGCTCGACCGTTTCACCGAGAAGCTCAACGTCGGGCCCAACCAGCCCTACCTGTGGGCCGGCAACGAACCGAGTTTCGGTGTGCCGTGGCTGTACAACTACATCGGCCAACCGTGGAAGACGCAGCACACTGTCGACCGGGTGCGAGGGCTCTTCGCTCCGACCGCCGACGGCGAGCCGGGCAACGACGACCTGGGGGCGCTGGCAAGTTGGTACGTGTGGGCCGCGCTGGGCCTGTACCCGGCCACCCCCGGAACGCCGATCCTCACCGTGGGCGCGCCGTTGTTCGACCGCATCGAAATCGCGTTGCCCGCAAACAAATCCATCCGGATCGCCGCCCCGGGCGCCTCGGGACCGCACCACCTCAAATACATCAGCGGCCTGAAGGTCGACGGCCAGGCCACCGACCGCACCTCGCTGCCCGAGTCGATCATCCGCACCGGCGGCACACTGGCCTTCTCGCTGGGCGCCTATCCCGACAAGCATTGGGGCACAGCCGAAGCGGATGCGCCACCGTCATTCGGAGCGGGCAGTTCGGCGGTCGCCGTCAACGTCGACCAGCCGGTCGTCACGATCGCGCCCGCGCGCACGGGCAGCGTCACCGTCGATGCGCAACGCATGACCGACGGCGCCGACGGCTACACCGTCACGGGCACCTCGTCGGATGTCGGGATCGGCGTGAAGCCGACGTCGGGTCGATTCGCCGCCGACGGATCGGCCAGCGTCAGTGTCCCGATCACTGTCGCGCAGTCGGTGCCCGAGGACTACTACCTGGTGTCTTTGACCATCGCAGTCGGCCAAAGCGTGCGCACCTCAACGGTTCTCGTGGTCGCGCAGACCGAATCCGAGAACTAG
- a CDS encoding PAS and ANTAR domain-containing protein, whose translation MFAVAWELEGQAAAIERGLAGATPQRAGWFRFYFEGHRWVWSDQVQRMHGYKPGTVTPTTELVLSHKHPADRPQVTDGINDMIRRRQAFSTRHRIVDTGGMIHHVLVVGDPFCDDGGKVVGTHGFYIELAPAPARAREDSISAKVAEIAGRRGVIDRTKGMLMLIYGIDEDAAFNMLKTLSQSGNIKVGLLAQRIADDFAALGKEVITARSRFDQRLREAHLRPPGDDGG comes from the coding sequence ATGTTCGCCGTGGCTTGGGAACTAGAAGGCCAAGCCGCAGCGATCGAGCGGGGGTTGGCCGGCGCCACCCCGCAACGTGCGGGCTGGTTCCGCTTCTACTTCGAAGGCCACCGCTGGGTGTGGTCCGACCAGGTGCAGCGCATGCACGGGTACAAACCGGGCACGGTGACACCCACCACCGAGCTGGTGCTTTCGCACAAGCATCCCGCCGATCGTCCCCAGGTGACCGACGGCATCAACGACATGATCCGGCGCCGTCAGGCGTTTTCCACGCGGCATCGCATCGTGGACACCGGCGGAATGATCCATCACGTCCTCGTGGTGGGCGACCCGTTCTGCGATGACGGCGGGAAGGTCGTCGGCACTCACGGCTTCTACATCGAACTCGCGCCGGCGCCCGCCCGCGCCCGGGAGGACTCCATCAGCGCCAAGGTCGCCGAAATCGCCGGTCGCCGTGGGGTGATCGACCGCACCAAGGGCATGCTGATGCTGATCTACGGCATCGACGAGGACGCCGCGTTCAACATGCTCAAGACGCTGTCCCAGTCGGGAAACATCAAGGTCGGACTGCTCGCCCAACGGATCGCCGATGACTTCGCGGCGCTGGGCAAAGAGGTGATCACCGCGCGATCGCGGTTCGACCAGCGACTGCGTGAAGCGCACCTGCGGCCGCCCGGCGACGACGGCGGCTGA